DNA from Cynocephalus volans isolate mCynVol1 chromosome 2, mCynVol1.pri, whole genome shotgun sequence:
AGGACACACAGCTCTGGATTTGGTCTCAGCTCTGACCGAAAGGAGAGGCCCTCAGGATCTTCTGTTCCCCATATGTAGGATCAAGTCAGTCTGGGATCAAGTCTGGCCTATGGATCTCACAGGGGGGTTAGGAAAGCCCATTAAACCCATAGAGAACTCTCTGGAAGCGTTGCAGAGATCTAAATAGATCCGATTATGACTGAGGCAACCTGGACACTGTGGCCTCTGTCCCTCTGGATGTGGAAGGCCTGGGGTCTACTTTTAAGCTTCCTTACATGAACAAGCTACTGTCATCATGGGAAATACGGATGGATAAAAGACAACTAACACCACTTGGAGACTGTCCCAAGGTGGTGCGAGATTTTCCTAGGTCTAGCCAGGAATGTAAGAGCTGAACTCTACACTTGACtctgctttcttccttttaagaactTTTCTTAATGTTACTTGTTAATTCATACATAGAACAGAAAGTGAAAATCCTGAAGCCCAGAGAGTCACCGATACTCAGGCATATGCTAAGTTAGGGTTTTGTAAAACAGGATTATATTTGCCATTATAGACCATGCTTATTCCCCCACTCAATCAAGGACATTTCTAGACATAGGAGaacatatttttgtattctcCTATGAAAGGTAACAGCTATACAGACCCCACTGCCTGGTCAAGCTGTGACTTAACCAGTGCCTTACTGCACAAGCTACCTAAGGGTTCCAAACTGTCCCTGGTGTAAGCCAGTGCTGCAGTCAGGAAATACTTGTGGGTAAGGGAAAGTCAGCAGGAGAACTGTTTCTCCTCTAAGGGCCTGTTATGGGCTGGGGCTGTGACAGTCACCAGCTGACCTGGTTGTGTCAGGGGCAGTGGGAGCCCAGGAGAAGCCCTCTCACCAGGGCTGGGTGTCCCAAGTTCTTCCTTGGTCCCTCCTTCCAGGTTTATATCGTCCACTGGATGAGAGTCTGGAACTGGACCAGACTCTTTGAGCCTGGTCAGAAATCCTGTTTTTACAACACCTCCTCATACAGGTGAGCCCTCCCTCGTTTCAAGCTTTGGGACACTGGGCAAATTCCTTCCACTTTATGGACCCGAAAGCCATGATGTGGGGCCCTGCCAGCTCCAGGCCTGGGCTGTGGAAACCAGGCAAGGCAGAGAAGCAGAAGGTCTCAGCTGGCCCTGTGCCAGGATGCTGTACCTGCACCATGGGGAACCCCTACCCTGAGAATGTAGGTGGTACAGGTAAACCAGGGCCTCTAGAGAGGCCAGATAAACCTCCTGTTGTCACACAGCTAATGGCCATGCTGGGAGTGGGTCTCAGGGCAGGACTTCTCCCCCGGGGCAGACTGTTGTCCCCCTACCCTCCTGATGGGGTGTGTCTTTCTACCTGGATCATTGGTAGCTGGCAGCTTGCAGATGATAAGTGGAAAAGCTCGATCTGTGACTGCTGCAACTTTGGCTGTTCCCACCCAAAGAAAAGGTGACACCAAGTACAGTGGGGGCAGGGCCAGGTCAGGGAGACTGCTGGGGGAGGCGCTGCTCTGGGAGCCTTTGGCTAGTGTGGGCAGATGGACGTCACTGCATCCATCATGGGAGTGGGCTCTGGGCTGGGAGAAGGGGGACAAGATGAGGAGTCAGGGGCAGGTGGCTCTGAAGAAATCCTGGCTTGGGTGGGGTCAGCTGTGAGCTGGCCAGTGACCTTGAACCTCTTCTGTTCTTTGGGTGCTTTGGGGAGGAAGCTCAAGTTCCAGGACATAAGGTGGGTGCTCTAATAACTTGTTCCCTGCTCCCTTACTGAACAAACATAATAAAGCATGTATATAACCACCCTAGAAAACTCAGATACCTCAACAGGGTATAATCCTGCCACCCACGTAATCATTAACTAACATCCTAGCGTAGCCATATCCCGGTGGCTTTTGTTATATACATAAGTACACATTAATATAATGCTACAGTTTCTGTGATATTCTATAATATGCTTCTATAGTACTCTACAGACAGCTCTGTAGGTCAGATACCTCTTTTACATTTTGATGGTATAATAATTCATGGAATGGACGTAGTAGAATTTAACCAGTACTGTGTTAATAGATATTTGTGTTCTGTTTTCTCTTAAACCCTAGATCACACCTCGCTGTCCCTGCCTCCATTTAGCAGATGAACCCAGACCTGCTCAGGGGTGGAAACTGGATATGGGCTTCTGCCAGGGGCCAAGAGGGGACCTTCTCCTCCCTCCaagcaggggaaggaggagatCCTGGGCTGACAGCTTTCCCTCCACAGAGTTCCCGGGGGAAGGGGACACTTATATGGTGGTTGCGGGGCCACTGACAGTCAAGAAGCCGCCAGTGTCATGGTTTAAAGGTAGGTGTAGGGGCTGGGGAGTAGCCTAGGCCCTAAAAAGACTGGTACCTACTCCCCGCACCACTAACCAGGTTTATGGACAGTCCTTCCCGGTCCCATTCCACTGCCTCTTCCTGTCCCAGCCACGTCCTTGCTTCCTCTCGTACtcctggcttttcttttcctACCTTGGTGAATAAGGCTGGACTCGCGGTCAGTGGTCAGCTCTAGCTGTCCTGCCCAGCATGCCCTGCCCTTCTGGGTGGTCCTGAGGTGCTCCCGGCCCCTACTCCCAACCTCCTGCAAGACGCTGAAGGATTTGCTTGCAGCCATTCTGGCCTTCACCTGCGTGatcccgctgctgctgctgctgctgctgctggccctgAGGAAGGAACTCAGGGTCTTCCAGCCATGCTGCCCTCTCTGTATCTTGAGGAACATGCTGAGGCAGCCCCCCCCACCAGCCCCGATGCCCAGGAGAGGGGGCTGGTGACCTGGGCAGCGAAGAGATACTCTCCTGAGGAGGAGGTCGATGGGGAGTCCCAGGCTACCTTGGAGGGAGACTTGGGGGATTCAACCCCTTCAGAAGACAACTGAATAGGCCTTTTATATACTGATAAcaaagttttctatttctctagcAGTCTTGTCTTGCCTTAACTTTCTGTGGCACTTGTGTTGGTTTATGTGTCAACAACGACAGGGGACAAACCTGACTCTTAACTGCAGACATGAATGAAGGTGGTTGATGCAGTGGTGGGTTCCCAGGCAAGCAGTAAGAGGCAGAGGCCGGGGCCTGATTAGCACAGCATGGAGCTGCCTACGAGTTGCACTGGCCTGAGGTCTTCACTGTAAGGGGCCTGGCCTTTCAGGCTCAGCTGCCAGATTTGACTCCTCCCATGGGAAACAGCTGGTAGCCACCATATTTGGCCTCCCCAGGGCAGCCAAGGCCTCTCCTACCCGGGCTCTTCCTCGGCATTTCTGGGCTGTTGGAACTGGAAGTCCCGAGTCCTTAACTTTCCTTCTCACACAGTGGGGAGCCTGCAGGCCTTGGTCTTCCTGCCTCTAAGCTGCTTGCTGACCACCGCTGGAATGGGGGCCCATTGGCCAAGGTTACAAcctgggtctttcccacccacaTGCCACCTCCTGGACGTTCGGAGTTGGAGCTGAGCATCTGGTCCCCAACAGAGGCTGGAGCTGGGCAGGGCTGCTTCCCACTGGCTGTGGGTACCGAGCAGGAGCTGGCTGGTCACAGCTGGCATCAGTGGAGACCAAGGAGCACTTTTTGGATGTTGGCTTCAGCGCTGGCCTTCAGCTCCCTGCACTTCCCTGCCTCCCAGTAACAAGTCCCTCCTGCTCAGCTGCAGCAGAGGAGCTCTGACAAATGAGGGTATCCAACAGCACCGCTCACAGCATCCTCAGCCCCAAGGGTGCAGTGTCTACATCCTCATTCTGCCACCGGCTGCAGCATGGTGTGGGGCCTTTCCCTCAGTGGGCAAGGGTAAGACCACCCTATCCCTCCACCCCGCACCCACTGAAGCTAAGCCATCCTCTCCCAAGACCCCATGACATGCTTGGCCTAAATTGCAGGTACTGCCACCATCTTCCAAGAGTGCAAACCCAATCCCCTCTTTCCTTAtccccccctttctctctcttctctccctcatcCCTCATTGGtagagttgccagataaaatacaggatgctcagctaaattttaatttcagatcaacaatgaataaattttaagaatgtttcagatattgctttttttttttttttgcctttctgaATATGACAACCCTCACCTactctcctgctcctcctccatgCTCCCCCAGCCCCAGTTCAGGAAGGATGCAGTCTTTTCCTGCTCTGGCAAGTCACTAGTGGTAGGGGCGAAGAGGTGGGGAGTGCAGCATTAGCTTCAATTCTATTTCTGCCATCCATGGGCTGAAGGAAACAAGGCCAGTGCCTTTGGGAGGTCAGTatcccatctataaaatgcagataaGCTCCTGCACCCATAAAGCATGCAGAAAAGTGCTCAAAGCAGCTGAACGTTTACTTGATCAGCCTCAGAGTCAAACCTCAGAGTCTTCCCATGGCTGGGCTCACACTCAGCAGGCTGGGCCCTCAGCTTATTCCCAATGAGCCCCTCATGGCACCAGCCAAGTCCTTAGGTTGCCACCCATCCCTACTCCTGGTGTAATCTGGCTCCTCCTGGCAAGAGTTGTGTCAAGACCTGGGGCTCAAGCCAGCATCTCCACATCCCCAACTTGGAGCAGGAGGTTGGAAAGGAAACTCTGGAGCTCTGGTCTCTCCTCTAGGCACCCAGGGTTGTGGTGGATTTCAGAAGGTAGCACTTCACAGATGTCATGCGACCAGCGGACAGGATGCTGGGCTTGGCAACGCAAGCCCTGCCCCACACTGCTGTGGGTCTCCATGGCTGCAGCTGCCCAAGGGGCTAATCACCTCCTCCATCCACAAAGATGGATTGGAGAGGGTGACACCCAGGACTCTTCTACTGGAAGACCTAGGACAAACAACTTACTCCTACTCTCCTCTTCTGTAAAAGTATGGTCTTAGGAGATGTTATTAGTGGGCAAATAAGAGCAATGTCTTTGGagtaaagaaaaaccaaaaaaatgctGGATCCTGGATCTGCCTCTTAAGCTGTATGATGTTGAGTGAGaggcttcacctctctgagcctcagtttccttatcgaTATTTTGGCCATGGGAATAGCATGAGGATGAAAGGATCTAAGCTCATAAAACGCTTGGCACAGTATCTGGTACATAGAGAGCACTCACCAAATGATAgctgtgatttttttattattgtgccATGCAGCAGGTAGAGCCAGATGTGACTTCTTTTGCTTCCAGAAAAATTCCTTTAATTACTTAAAACAACTGTGAGCTCCAAGGGAAGGGGGTGAGAGTGGGAGTGATGGATGGGGAAGGAAAAACACCCCAAATTAGACAAAGCCTGATGTAGGTATCTCCTATCAGAGGCACATGGCCTTTGTGGCCTGGGGACTCCAAGAGGCAGCCATTGCCAGAAATCTGGGGGCCAGATCACCTGAAACTCCAGGAAAGAGTCCATCCCCTCCACACCTCTGCCCCTGTCCAAGGTTCTGAAATCCACTCAATGTAAGATCCTCCTTGTCATTCGCACCCATGAATTGCCTGCTCCCTAACTTCTAGTCCTCCACTCACCCCACAAGTATACACCAAGTATCTACTGTATAGGGAGTGGAAGCAAAAGGATTTAAATGCATCTTCAACACAAGTTGCTCACAGATCACAGGCAAATGCTGTAGAATAGGTGAAGACAAGAGCTGGGGGattcattttcctatttcttggGTTTCAGTGACATCTGCCTCTTGCTTTTAcccttgcttctttctcttctgcaGCCTTTGTATCCTCCAAGGCTGTGTCTCTCATACCTTTCCTGATCTGACCACAGCAGATGAATCTTCCCAAGTGCAGCTCTTTCTGTACTCACTAAGTCACAGACAGAGTCAGGAGGACTAATGATCTATTTCAGGGAGGGAGAGcaagatatatagagagaaagcAGAGGGTTAGGGGTGTCTGAGAAGGGAGGAAGCCAGCTAGATAGGAGTGAGCTCTTTGTCGTATTTCTGCATGCCCTCATCGGGGAGCAGCACTTCCACTGTGAAGCTAACCTTCTTGGCGTGGACAAAGCTATAGGTGTTGTCGAAGCGCAGGACATCTGGAGGACAAATGGAAAGATGGGCAGTTGGATCTGGCTTCACACTCTTTGTGTCTCTGCCCCGGTCATGGGGAAGGACAGGTTTGTGTTTCCACCAGCTTTGTTTGCCAGGCCAGGGCAAGTTCCCACCACGCCTTTTCCCTTCCCCATGGGAACTGCCACCCCAAGCAGGGACTGTAAACAGATGCTGACCTTCCCCCTGGCACATGCCCAGGCCTGGCTTTAGTTGCACCAACTGGCAATGAAACAATGGTCATTGCATCCCATTGTCTCCACACCTGGACACTCACATAACAGGGGGTGCGAAGGGGACAGTGGGAAATACCGGAGGCCTCCCAGTTCCCCtgggccagggctgctgcacacCCTCTGCCTCCTCACAAACACCCCAAGAAGTGAGCCAGCCAAGAGTCCTTCCTAGATTGACCACTTTTGCCCAGGGTTATGCAGCCAGCCCAAGGCTGAAGTGGGACGCTAGCACCACACTCAGCTATGTGGCTCTGCACGAGTTGATTTACTCCTcggagccccagtttcctcatggGCAAAGCCACACCTGCCGTATCGATCCTTGCCTGTGTCCTGCAGCCTAAGTGCCCTCAACTCCTTCAGGCCTGTGTTTCTCTGGCTCTTggtgcacagtaggtgctcatgAGTGTGGACTGAGTGAGCATCTGTGGGAATGAATGGCACTAACCCAGGCTTTGGAGGGGGGGGATTGTCACTGTCTCTCTGTTTACTCCTCTAAACTGTGGGACAGATGGCTTCAGCCTTCTGGACCCAGGTCCCAGGCAGGGCAGACTTACAGACGCCAACCTCTGAGCAGGTGAGGCTCCCGTCTTCAGGCACCATGTGGGCATTGCAGCGCTGGCTGGGCAGCACCTCCATCATCTCCCCTGCCCGCTGCCGCTCCCCCATCTTGGTCTTCAGGAAAATCCCAAAGCCGATGTCCCCACCATCAGATGAGAACTGCcacctgtgggggggggggacaggtTGCTGCTCAGCCTGATGGGTCCCTGAGGGGTTAGGGCTAGTCAGGTGTGGAACAATGGCCTATGCCTACCTGAGGACACAGCCTGGAAACAGAATCTCGTATTCCACCTGGTGGGAAGAGCCACGGTTGATCTGCACTGAGTGCTCGTATTGAGTCTTCACCTGGTCCCGCACATACATGGACTTGGGGATCTCCCCACCATAGTTGATCTGTGGACACAGGATGGGATGGGCTTGCTCCCCTCTCCTGGTCTTTGTTCCTGACATTTCTCCTGCCCTAGATACTTTCTCCTGGAAGTATACCGCTCAACATGTTCCCTACACCTCCTACAGCCTTCCCTGACCTTCCGGGCTGGGCCGGGGCTTCCTCTGGAGAGCTTCCCCTTCCAGCTCATCGTCTGAGCTAAAATTCCCTCATTTCTTGTTTGTCTGTATGGCTGTTGAAAACCCCAAAAGGGCAGGGCTGGGATTGTCTAGCCCAACACCTAGTTCACAGGGGTTTCTCTAcagatatttgtggaatgaatgagtggGTGGGAAGGAAACCCAACTCTGCTCTCTAACCCTCCCCTGTCCTGGGCTCTTCATACCTTGGTTATACACTTGGGATTCCCATCTGGGTCAGTCATTGTTCCCCCAAATTGGACAGGCAGTTCCTCAGGACTGATGAATTTCAGCAAACCTTCCTTCCAGTTGTCTGGGAGCAGCAGGATTGAAGGATGGTTATCAAGCATAAAGGGGACAAATTATCCTCCCATGTCCACCAGGCTGACCTGAACTTGGAGAGAAACCCTACAGGAGGTTGGCTGCCAGGGACAATTCcccattcctcctcctctcaGTATCATGTTGCTATAGAAATGTGTTTTCCCTTGGCTGGTGGGGCTGCACATTCTTGAAGGTCATCAAGCCATGAGTAGTAAACCTAAGAGCTTTCTAATTGTCTCAAGGAGACCTTATAGCCCAATGAGACCAAGGACCTTGTTGGAGTCACTCAGTGAGTAAATGGCATACTCATGTCAGACCTCTCGGTGGGGGATGGACAGCCCTGGGGCTTTGGAGAGACCCTCCCATTTCATcataccccctcccccaccagcttAATCACCACAACCATAATTGCCATTATTGTTCTTCATACCCTAAGAAAATCTCTGAGCTCTGGGTCTGGGGATGTCACCATGGCCCCAGACCTGTGGCTAATCCAGCTTAACCCCCGCCCCATGGCCatgagagatttctttttttctgtgggaTAAGGGCAAAGACAACAAAGCCTGGCATACTAGGGCCAAATGTGCACAGCCTCATGGGGCACCCAGTGGGGCAGAGGCCTTGGACTTGGGGCCTGGACTTTGGCCGTAACCCAAACTGCTCCAGGATTTGGTGGGCTTAGAAGGCAGGAGCCTGGGCTCCTTAAACCAGGCTACCTTGTGATTTACCAAGTGGAACTGGGTAGAGGCAGAGGCTCAGATAtcaagaagggagagaaagtgaGCACTTGTAAGACCCCTCTGCCCCTCATCCTCATCCCTGGATCCTCAGTTTTCTCGATTCTGTGAGCTGACCATTCATTCTACTTGAGAGTTTTTCTCCAAGCTCAGGGTCATTGGTTTGATTTTAAGAACTATTTCCCATCCATCTTACTGTTGcccattcactttttaaaataactatttttcctactatctacttttttttttttacttactgaCATTTCCCATGACATTAAATATTTACTCACAGCATTATTTTTCATGCTTCCTCAAATTCATCAAATGTATGCATCATTATTTACTTATCCAGTCTCTTCTTGTTGGGCCTCCCTTCTCTGAATCATGGCTACTCTTCCTGAtcttcttcctcatcttcctcaTCCCAAGTTGCCTTTAGAAGCACTGAATTTATGAATGtcaaaaggaaactgaggcccatagaCCAGAGGTTAACTGGCAACCAAACTGAAACCCATAAGGAGATACATGTGAAGGCCTTATTCACCAAAGACGTATGGCAGGAAGTAAGGCATAGGTAACTGATAGACTATAGGGTGAAACCCACCTCACTTTCGGGATGAAGGAGCCTCTGACCCTAGCTGATGTGTGAAGTTCTGGATGGGGTGATGAGCCAACCTCACTTCAAAGTTCCTGTATAGATCTCAGAGAATGGAGCTGGCACTACTTACTTCCCAACACTATAATTTTCCTGCGAGTGTCCTCACTCAGGAAGGGCTTCATGAGGTTGTAACCCACAGGGAACAGTTTGGTGGCTggaaagatagaaataaagataATGGGTAGAGAAAAATTCCACTGGGCCACTCTCTCCATAATGATAATAGTTAATAATATAGACAAGTTTTGACTAACTCTAGATAGTTTCAATGCCCTGCATCCAAAAAGCCATCCAACCAACTAGCCAACCAGCCAACAAACAGCCAACTAACCAATCAAGCAACCACTCATCCAATCTATCAACCACCTGCCCAGCCAACAAACCAGTCCGTCATCCAATCTTCTAATCAGCCACCCATTTAGTCAACCAATAAATAAGCAACCTACCAAACAGCCAACCAACTATTCAACAAGCCAGCCAACCTACCAACAATGAGTCAACCAATTCACCTTCTAACCAGCCAACCAATCAGCCAACTTACTAAATAGTCAAACAACCACATAGCAAATCAGCCAAACAACAAGCCAACTAGCCAACTGAACAGCCAGATAACTACCCAACCAATTGTCCTCTCCACCCTAGAGCTAACTATTCAAACAACCAGCCAGCTAACCATCCAAATAACCAGGCAACCATTCAAGATTCAGCCAAACAGCAAACCAGACAGCCAATGACCAACCTGCCAACCAGCTACCCAAACAACTAATCACCCAAAATGCCAACCAGCCCTCCAATCAGTCAACCAAGCTAACAAATAGCCAACGAATCAGCCAGCCAACTCTCCAACCAACCACCAATCAATTGACTAGCCAGACAACCAACAGGCTGGTCAGCTGGACAACCAACGAAGCAACCAATTGATCAATGAACCAAcaaaccagccagccaaccatcaaacatccatccatccttctgtCTACACACCCACCCAAACAATAACCACCCCAAAACCTATTGAACCTCCACATGGCCCCAGGTATGTGAGGGATACAACAGAAGTGGAGAATCAGagccctgccttcaaggagcagACGATTCAGCCAGAAAAACAGGATGAACACACATAAGACAACTGGAGGTCCTCAGAAGGCAGCAAACAGGAAAGGCAGGATTGGGCTGCACCAGCTGCCAATGCCAGAGgcagttgggggagggagagatcaTCACGGGCAGGAGAAATGATGGTACTATCAGAAAGAACTGGGGTTGGAGCTACCCCCTCTTGCAGTAAGGCTAACCATAGAAGTTAccgtttattgagcacttactctgtgccaggcactttaagCGATTTGCATGCAGCCAAGAACCCAGCCTTCTTCCTCAAAACCCTGAgacaagggctggcctgtggctcactcgggagagtgcggtgctgataaaaccaaggccacgggttcggatccctatatagggatggccggttagctcacttggagagtgtggtgctgacaacaccaagtcaagggttaagatcctcttaccagtcatctttttaaaaacaaacaaacaaaaaaacccctgagACAAAGGCACTGTTATTGTCCTCAaggaacagatgaggaaacagaggcacagataAATACAGTCACTTGCCACACACCTTTCACAATGAGCATGAACTTCAAGGTCTCTGGGTAATTCTCTTCAAGGAGGCCAAAGAACTGTGGAACCAAGAAAGATCCTATCAGAGCCCACATCTCATCTTCTGCTACCCTCATCTCCTTTGTAATCTCCTGTCTGGAGGTTTCAGAAAACTGtggagtgttttcttttttgttatcaCCTCCACTGGCCCCTGGAGGTGACCTTCTCATCTCAGACAATTATAACCACACcctaataataattacaaaataataatcatttttaGGATAAATGTCACAGTAATGAtagtataataataatgatgatgatgactacTATTGATTAAATGCTCACTGTTAGCCAAGCACTATGTACACACTTTACATAACAGCTCTGAAGTATCCCTGCATCGCTATTCCCATAttgtaggtgaggaaactgaagcacagagaggtgaacCGACTTTCCGAAGTCACAGAGCTAGTGGTGACAGGTCTGGGAAAGGTTTGGTGGAAGCTGTTTCTTGTGGTCTTGGAACAGTGTTATCCCTGAAACCTGTCCTGTGAGATCTTCTAGGAAACATATTAAGATGTTTTAATATGGATCTTGAGTCGCAGTGATGGGCCCTGGGAAGGAAACCACCTTTTACTAAATATTGGCTGTGAGTGAGCAGCATGGTCACCGCAGGCCAAGATGGTCATCAAAGCAAGTCGGGGGGTGGAGGGGATGTTCACAGGCCTTCTCCTCACCTCCTGGTATACTTCCACCAGAGGTTTCCAGAAATGCTTCAGTCCCAGGCCCTCGCAGTCAAATATCATCACAATGGTCTCGATCTTCTTCCCCAGCTGCAAGGATGAGAGAAAAGAGCAGTTCCAGGGTTCATGGTGCAGGCTTGGAAGATGATGACCTGAGTACATGACCCCTCAGGGATTCTTCCAGCCCCCCCACTGTGTCCTCAGAGGAGCAAGGGGACAAAACAGTAAATGTATTTcctcactcatccattcatttatctatccatccatccgtcatccatcaatccatccaccatcatccatccattcatccattcgtCATCTGTCTAttcagccatccatccatccataaaTCTATTCATTCACATCCATCCAtcacccatccatctattcatctattCTTTCATTCACCATCCATtcatcattcatttatccattcattcatcatctatccatccatccatccatcatccatccatccacccatccatcatccatctattcattcatccatctatccatccattcatcacccatccatccatttatccacccattcattcattcattcattcatccttccATTTGCCCAACTGATATGTATTAAGCACTTATTTTGTGTGAAAGTATAGTGAATAATGCACAGTTCTTGTCCTCAAAGGGCTCACAGATTTGTTGTTGGGGAGACTGACAAGCAACCAGAGCATTCCAGTCCTGTGATAAGTGCTGTGATGGGACAGCACAAGGGCTGTGGGAACACAGAAGAAGGGTATTTAACTCAGATGGGGGCCTCAGAGAAGGTGACACTAACTTTGAGGCCTAAAGGATAAATAAGAGAGAGCTCAAGGAAGTTGGGGGAGGTAGGTGTGTGTGGTGGCGGGTAGGGTTATTCAGACTGAAGCAATGGCAAGGGCAAAGACTCAGGAATAGCAGTAACTACTACTATTGGGAAATAAGTATTAGGCCCGTGTGCTAAGCCATATActtgtatgatctcatttaacctttgcaaccattgtttattattatccctgttttgtaggtgaggaaactgaggctcagagaggtgaggtgactttccaaggccacacagctggtaagcagCAGAGATGGGGTTTGATGTGAGAGCCCTCTGACTACGGAGGTAGAGAGCACGGGTGTGTTTTTGGGACCATGGCCTCCAGCACATCATCTGCCCCCAGCCACCTGCCCCACCTGGCCTGGGGCTCACCCGCTCTGTCTGCAGGTCACACTCATGCAGGATGCGCTCACAGTCTCTCATCTTGGTCTTGAGCAGTTCCTGTTTGGTGACTGAGAAGAGCAGCCCCTTGGGGTCGAGTGGCCCGATGATGTCATACCACATGGGGCAGCCATCACGGTCATAGCCGCACAGCCCCCCAGGCATATACTTCTGGATCACCTGGGCATGGGAAGATACATAGAACTTGGTATTACACACCACCCCAGAGACCCCCAGTCTAGGCTGACCTGGGGAGCTGAGACTACACATACCATGTTACAAAGCACTGTTCCTCCCCTGGAGGGCGTGCTATTGTCCCAAGTGAGAAAACAGACCCTGCGGGGGAGGACCTTACTCACAGCCTGTAAACGGCAAAGCCAGGTTTCAGGCTGCCTAGCTCAATGCCTCTGGGCTCCTTACATCTGCCTCTAATGTCTCCCATG
Protein-coding regions in this window:
- the LOC134369608 gene encoding SEC14-like protein 3 — translated: MSGRVGDLSPVQAEALAKFRENVQDVLPALPNPDDYFLLRWLRARSFDLQKSEAMLRKYMEFRKTMDIDNILDWQPPEVIQKYMPGGLCGYDRDGCPMWYDIIGPLDPKGLLFSVTKQELLKTKMRDCERILHECDLQTERLGKKIETIVMIFDCEGLGLKHFWKPLVEVYQEFFGLLEENYPETLKFMLIVKATKLFPVGYNLMKPFLSEDTRRKIIVLGNNWKEGLLKFISPEELPVQFGGTMTDPDGNPKCITKINYGGEIPKSMYVRDQVKTQYEHSVQINRGSSHQVEYEILFPGCVLRWQFSSDGGDIGFGIFLKTKMGERQRAGEMMEVLPSQRCNAHMVPEDGSLTCSEVGVYVLRFDNTYSFVHAKKVSFTVEVLLPDEGMQKYDKELTPI